One Triticum dicoccoides isolate Atlit2015 ecotype Zavitan chromosome 3B, WEW_v2.0, whole genome shotgun sequence genomic window, CACGTACGCACAGGACGCATGCATGCGGGACAGTCAACCCTGACTTTGGtgcaaccatgcatgcatgcagagcAGTCGCCGCCGCGCGCGTGCGTTGCGGGGACATGTGGGCCCGGTGTAACACATCCGGGTCGCACCGCAACCACCCTGACCTGACGGGGGCCTCGGCGTGCATGCATATACCACGTAGTACTACACACGAACAAAAAACATGTTTGCTTATTTTTTTTAAACgtgttttttttaacacagtacaaccGAAGTCGCTCACACATAGGAGCATACTCACACTGTTCCTTTTTTTAATCATGTGTACGTTTCTTATAGGGTTTAGTACATCTGCAATACTGTCCTTGCCCATAAGACATGTACGTAAAACACAGTCTACTATATTAATTCTTTCATCTTAATTTTGCCTGCTGGTATTTTTACAATACTTGTGGAGCTAATGAAACTATTTTGGTAAAATTCAATGCTCTCAATTCTTGGGCAATCACGCCAAAGACTCGAGTTCATTTTGGATCGCCTTTTTTGATCGAAATGGAGGAAATGAAGGGGCCAGACGGGCCGATACCTCGTGGGAGGGCCCAACACGAGGAAAGGAAGGAGACACAAAGGTGAAAAGGGCAAAAGGGAAGACGGAAAGAGTAACGGCGAGGCAACCAGGACTAGGAAGGATCCCCGGCCAGGCAACCAGCATCTTCTCATAAtcccattccctttttaattaattaattaattaattaataataacTTTCATCATGCGATTTCGTGTTTCTCATCCAAGCACAGGTGATAATAGGCAGGCGTGATGGCACATTCCATATGTTCCCATTCGGGAATGGAAACACGGGCGCCGTGTATGGAAGGGAGCAAAACCACATTGACTCCTTGGCCTGGCGCCGGCTGTACACCATCTGTCCTCCCTTCCTATACAAAAATCTCCCTCTACGGCTTCCTTCTTATTTCATCACcgtgtcttcttcttcttttgccatCCCAATCCCAAAGGAAGGGAGGAGACGAGAGGAGAGATCAACAATGGCCATGGACCAAGAGCTGCCGCTCGGGCTCGGCGACTTCTCCATCGCCATGGacgcctcctccctcgccgccctcTGGCCCCCGACGCCGCTCCTCCCGCCGGATCTCCAATCTGCTTACCAAGACCAAGAGGTTCGCCGGCCATCTTAAATCTTCTCCCTGCCTCTCTCTCAAGTCTTGACTGAGAAACTGCGCCCTGCCGATTTTCTTCTTCGAATCCAGACGTTTACATAGGTTGTTGATTGAAACTGTAATGAGATCCTCCATAGATCTTGAGCAGACGTTGAAGCCCTTTCCGTTGGGTGAGATCGTGCATTGCTGCTCCTTTGGCTTAATCTTTGTCGCTGTGGCGTGGCATGCAGAGCTCTTCGTCGCCGTGGCGTGGCATGCAGCAGATCGTGGAGGAGGCGAGGCGGAGGCTGGCCGCGGCCACAGCAGAGCTGGAGGCGGCCAAGGAGGAGGTGCGCCGCAAGGAGCAGAGCATCGCCGCCCTGCTGGAGCTCGTGCGCCGCATGGCCGACGAGCGCGACCAGCTCCAGCACCAGGTCCGGCAGCACCTGCTGCTGGCCCGCGAGCTGGtggccgcgacgacgtccagcagcAGCGACTCAGGCGCGAGCTTCCCGACCTTCTCCCCGACGGCCGCCAACCCCTCCACCTTGCTCAAGGCCAGCGCCGCCGTTGAGGACAGGAGCGCACCAGTTGCTATCGACGACGACAGGACCGCGGCGGTGCTCGAGCAGCTGGCGGCCAAGAGGCCGCTCCCACAGCAGGGGCAGCTGCTGCAGGCGGTCATGGAGGCAGGGCCTCTCCTGGAGAACCTGCTGGTGGCAGGGCCAGTGCCGCAGTGGCGCAACCCGCCGCCGGTGCAGCCGATCCCCAGCCCCGTCATATCGGCGCCTTCAGGCTCTCGTGCTCCCATGGGCTGGGGGCCATGGTAGCagctcttctctctttttttctactCATCAACGATACTAGGAATTCATGTATTTTCAGACTTATCTCAGGCGGAAAGCAAGGTGCCATCTACTATGAAAAGTTTTGTAATCTTTGTAGACTGAACTTTTCCTGAATTGATTGAACATACAGAAGAaacgaaaagaaaagaaacagtTTCTTCAAACCCATATATATGATGTAATCTGGACTCCATGGGGAATTAGGAGGTTACAGGCCGCAGAAATGAGAAATGGCACCCGATCGCATCGACAAGATGCACCGGAAAAACCAATTATTGGCTTGAACTTTGTCTTGAACAACGATCATCATGAATAAAAAGGACCACATTTGCGATAATGTTACAGAGACAAACCTCATACATCTCCCCAACAGTGATGGTATTGCCTGTGTCGGTATGATAAGTACATGAATCATGAAAACATTCGACggaagaggcaaaaaagaaaagtaCATGAATTTACATACAAGACAATATATCACCAGGCAATGGTGCTTTCTCCGTATATGAACACTCTGTCCTCTAAATCCCTGATCCACTGGCATACTCTGTTGCATATCTTGATCGCTTGGGTCTGCAAAATGCGTGTGCTCAAAGTAAGATCCATCAGGTTATTACACGGTGATAGATGATGGGATTGATAGTATTGCTGAACTGTTTGTGGCAGATGCTAACCTTGTCGGCCAGCGGACTGAAGGCTGCATACAGCTCAAAATCCTGGGTTATCCAGCTCAACATAACTGCAACAAAAGGGAAATTATGTAACAAAGTAACTGCGGCACACATAGGCAAATAGGAAATAGCATGACACTTCAGCTAGTAAAATTCAAGAAAATTCACGACTAAGGTACTCCTAGGACATCAATGCCACAGAACCATGACTGCAGCAAGCAATAACAGCTAGGCAGTTTATATGCCTATGGGTATGTGTCTGTTAGCAGAATGGATGGTACTACTGAATGGTTTTAGGTCTTTGAATTAGGTGGTTTTAGGTCTTTGAATCAATTCAACGTAAAATAGAACAGCATACTGAACATGTAACTGTATTTGTAAACATTCGAAGATACAAGACATTAGTTCCCTGCATACTATATGCCCTCATGGTTTCAGAACAGTGCTTCGTTAAATAGCTTTGCTTGCAGAAGTTGAGATCGCACAATTGCGTCATGTGAATGAGAGTCTTAGAATCATGTAGCAACTAGAATAAAAGGTAATAGTTTCATCTCTCTTGAAGGTTGAACATGTCATCAACTGGCGACAAATTTCGTCCCTACAACAGGGTCTAGGTACAACAATAGTAGTAAAAATAAAATCTTATATAGTTTCTAGTTCAAATATACCCCCAGACACTAACATTTATCAGAGTTATGAACATGAGTGGAGCTTGATCAAATCTGTCTTTATCATTCTGCAAATTCACTTAATACATCCCTTTGTTTCCAGACAAATGATTTGAAGCGATGATATCTAGATCCTAATGGCATATTATTAGTGGCTAATTGGCTATCAGAGCAGAAAAATACACTAAGAACGATTTGCAAATTTCTATAGTTGCTACCTACACATTATATAATAAGAACTATAACTCGGGGAATTAACTAACAGCAACAATCCAATCAAAAATTAATAAACAGAAGGTAGTAAGTCGTGGAGCGCCTGTGTAACTCACCATAATCCTCAGTTCTTCTGAATTGAGTTTTGTGCGGACCAGTTGCTTTATCATGCATGGAAGCATAAACCTTTTGATAAGCCTTGTACAATCTGCACACATCAGGTTTTCTCTCAAAGATGGTTCACTAATACATAAGTAAATAATGTACTATCACCAATATTCAATACCTCTTCTGTTGCTTGGGATTTCTTATGGGCAAGGCAAACTCAGACGATACGTACTGATCAAGATAGACGCTTTTGTATATAAAATGCCAAAGTCCAGCTGGTCCACCAATTGCCTCATCAGAAGACAACAGTTGAGAATTTAGGCCTTGAGAAGACTGTGCAGGAGCTGATGTAGATTGAGAAGTAGGATCAATGGGGACATCTTCAACACGCAGTACATTCTCATGCAAAGACCTTTGGACTTCGAGAAGGACATTTGATTTCAATAGAACATCCTGAATGCGGGCCCTAGACATCGTTGACAAAAGAGTAGTTGTCTCAGTTCCAATACATATGAGGCAGCATTTACTCATTATCTTGTGATACTTTTAAGTCTTAACAGTTTAATGTGTACCTCACCTTGAATCTTTCAAATCAAAGAAGGCATCTGATCTCGGAGTAAGAAGAGTCAAGTAAGTATTTTCCTGCCATGGAGAAAAGATTAGTTCATataataaaatgactttctcaaaccTAAACTAATAAATAAAATTTGATCAACACTGCACATGAACTTCTACAAGTTTCCATCTGTGCCGTAAGACATGCATCATAATTCTCATAATGAGGATATTGCCGGCACACTTAAGTGAACATGCATATTCAGATGCAGCTATTTTACTCACATCAAAAAAATGAACATAAGCGTATAGGAAGGCCATAGGATTGTATCTTGGCAAGCATATGGGTGAAAAAGACTCCGAAGTCCTGCGTTAAACAGACAAATCTTGTAAGATGCTTGTAGGTCAAGGTTTTTCATTTCAGATAGCATGTGATGATTACCTAAAAGATTCGGAGGACAATATGAAATTTGCAAGTAGTAATATATCATCAGGATGCAAAGTTGCCTTTTGTGCTCCCACAAGACTAATAACCTGAAAATTAACCAAGATCATATCTCTCAGAAACATGAACGCAGAAGACTAACAAAACTAAAAGATTTATGTATCCATCTCCATAGACTTGCAAAGTCGCAATCATAAGTGTAATATTTGGCAATGGCCAAAGTTCTGTTTCTCATGATGGGATGGCAGACGCAATTGGTAGAAGCACATAATAACTAACATTAGCATGAGCAAGGAGCAATCCATATTGGTATTGGTACCGTTTGTCAAGCTACAGAACACACAAGTCGTTGAGTCTACTGGAGAGATCAAAAACATCTGATACCAAAGAATAGAAATGGGAATCTTTCTACAGAATTCTCAGAAATGTGGCATATCAGCTTGGATATGGTGAAAGACGTAACTGATTGACTGACGATAAAGTAAGATTTATGATACTGTTATATGAACCTTTAGAAAGGTCAAGTGGCATCTAAAATGTATTGAGGAGTAACTATAATAAGAAATGTGTTACATTTTAGCACATAAGCAGGATTCCAGCACAGTTTGATTAAAGGGTCAATGAACTAAGTAGCACAATGGAAGTTCTGACAGGAAACTGGACAAACTTGAAATTAACAAACAATGTAGCTCTCACAAAGACAAAAAGAGGACTAAAGAAAATAAATGATTTACGTTAAATGTCTCCAAACACTAGCAACCACAAGTAGCATATTTGATATGGATAAAGTTTGGTGCCTGGTGATGGGATGCCAGAAAGCCCACAATAACAAATAGTAGCACTAGAAGGAGCAATTTAAATGGTACTGGCACCCTTCGGCAAGCTACAGAGCACAAAAAAACTGTAGACTATTCGAGAAAGGCCATTAACTCTACAAAAAGATCAAAGATTCTAATACGGTAATACCAAAGAACACAAATGGCAAGCTTTCTAGAGAAGTTCTCAGAAATGTGGAATCCCACTTTGGATATGGTAAAAGACGTAACTGACTGACAGACTGACAATAAAGCAAGTTTTATACCATGTTATATGAAGCTCTAGAAAGTTCAAGTGGCACCTAAAGAGTTTTCAGAAGTAACTATAATAGGAAAAATGTTACATCAGACCAAATAAGCATGAATTCAGTACAGTAAGATGAAAATGTCAAATGGGGTTAGCATGAAAATGGAAGTCATGGCAGCAAATTGGACAAACCTTGTGATCACACATCAACAGTGCAAACAGAACTCCCGAATCAGCAATGTCCTGCAAAACTGCGGTAGCAGCCTGTCTTGTTGCTTGGGCAAGGGGAAGGCATGTGTATGCATGAAGAAATGTAGCGGGATTCCTGTAGAATGGTTCAATATGATTTCAATTAAGTACTAAAGTCCAAAATGTATTAAGATGGGATCCATAGAAAGGAAAAGGAAACAAGCTAACCAGCTGAATGCACGTATAAGAGAGAGGAAAACCGCATCTGTGCCACCTAGAAGTGGTGCCATATCAAATTTGGGATTCTTCTCAAAGCACCTGTTGACCGACTTTGTCAAAATAAGCAACATCTGCAAATTTGTGTTTTCAGACAGAGAAATCAGCATAAGAATGGAAACGCAAGACTGTATAATAATTATAATAAAAATACAAGAAATTCAAAGGTGTTAAAGATGAGTGCAACAGTGGAAGCACCTGACCATACATGAGCTCTAGTTGGCCCCTCAATCCTTCAAACGTCTCTTCGGTGCAACTTATACAAACTAAATAAATCGGACCTTTGACAAGGAAAACTATCTGAAAGAACAGTGTACAATCAACTTAGAATACATAAAAGGGTTTTCCGGTGAAATGCCCATGTCAGTGGTGTCTGATTGTTCAGGCGTGTGCACTGTCCTGAAGTAACATTTAAAGAACAGAGTAAATTTTGGATAAGGAAGGCCATCTGACCTGATGTTTCCCAGCTCTCACAAATTTGATATGATCACCACTGGATAAAGAAGGAACAACACCAAGAGGAAAATTCAGTACAGCCCACAGGAAAAGGTAAAGGACACTAATCATTGCAATCAGCAAAAGAGGATTGCATACCTGTTCTCCACAAAAGAAACAATCGCTTGCAGTGTAGCAGAAAACCCAGCTAACCTGTGCTCATCTCCATACCTAGAAGTTGAACAAGACGAAGGAAATGTGATGTTATGGTTTCACCTGAGAAAGTGCAGCAATTCCTTACAAACTCTATCATGAATTCCTCTTTCTTAAGTGATTTTACCTAGAGTATATCGGCTTGCCGGAATTGCTCAAGATGAAGAAatgcttcttcctcttcctccatgAAGCTGAACCATCATCCTGGAACATCATGGATGGAACACATTCAGGGTAAGACGACACAAACACCTACACCCCTCCAGCAGTAGCAGCTACTGCGGCGCATGCAAACTTCACTTGAATGCCACCCAGGACACCGAAAAAGTAGTAGGGAATGAAATTTTTGGAAATTATGTACTGCAGGTTTGGTAGTTTTTAGATCCGTACATACAACATTTATGAGTGAGCACGGATTTGTGTGATCACTGAAGCTGAAGCTACTTGATAATAATGTCAGCGCTCGGCATCCAAATTACTACTAAATGAGTAATGAATTGAGGCGAGAATAATCCATGATTAGATGGTTGAAATAGCTCAAGAGACAAGAAGACGGAGCGTGGAGCTGGGGTGACCTCGTCGGCGTGCTTCTTGCCGCGCGCCCAGTCCTCGGCGCCGGGGGGGAGGGGCGGGGCGGGGTCGGGCTCCTCCTCCTCgatgccgccggcgccggcgccggcgctggaGGCGACGCTGCTGCCGCGCTCGCCGGCGTAGCCGCTGCTGCTGGGGCTGGGCGggccgtcctcgtcctcgtcctcctcctcgagcccctcgaactCCTCCCTCCGCCGGGACGCGGCCGTGCTGCTCCCGCCCCTGGACGCCGCCGTCACGTAcccctcgtcgtcgtcctcgtcctcctcctcggcgatCTCgtggccgccgccggcggcggaggcggcgaagtCCGCCGGCAggtcggcggcgcggagggagagcGCGGCCAgggcctcgccggcggcggcgggcggatcggggGCCGGATCCATGGCCGCGGAGGGGAGTGGgattagtgggggggagggaggggggagcGATTGGGAGGAGGTCGATCTATCACCGAGTCATCATCGGGTTAGCCGGAGCGGTCGGTTTGACTTGACCGCTTGGTGGGAGCTTTTTACTGGGTTGGTAATTGTTGAGTGAGTTCATCCATCTCTCTTGCCTAGATTTGGTTTCCAATTGTGGAGTTCATCTTCCTAAAATCTAAAAAGCGGCCGGCCACCAACTAACAGAAACGGGCGGCCGGGCTCACATGTGTGATTTTTTTTTTCAGCTAGTGGATATTATTGTTAGCATTAGATGCGTACAGACTAGTCTGGCAACAGATTCACGTACATTTATTTTAGCGTCTTAAATTTTTAAaaagtcatatcttttaaaccacatGTCGGAATTCAGAtctgttttcaccgttggattcatcgcggcgagatcttcgaaactagacccCGCATGGATATGTTTCGATGAAATTTTTTTGATGCCAATTTTGGTGCTATATGGTGCAATTAAAATACTGCATTGTGCAACTTTAATACTACATCGTgcaatttttttccaaaactaatgTTTGGAGCTGCGCCTTCGTATGAGGTTACAATCTAGCAACCACGACAACTTTTGATGTGCGACTAGTCTATTGCCTCGACGAAAGTCGATGTGCAACCTCCTCTTATAATGTAGTCtagtcgcacacacattgatatttagttggcttgtaatgtagtctagttgcacatacattgatatttagttgacataatgtagtctagttgcacacacattgatgtttagttgacagGAAGACTAATTGCACACGCATATGCTTAGTTGGCTTAtaatttagtctagttgcacacacactgatgtttagttggcaggacactagttgcacacacatatgctcagttgacgtggcaatttagtctagttgcacacacattgatgtttagttgacagGACTTTTTTGGCACACACACATATGTTCAGTTGACGCggcaatctagtctagttgcacacacattgatgtttagttggcaggacttttttggcacacacgcatatgctcagttggcgcggcaatctagtctagttgcacacacattgatgtttagttggcaggacttttttggcacacacacatacgctcagttggcgcggcaatctagtctagttgcacacacattgatgtttagttggcaggactttttggcgcacacacatatgctcagttggcgcggcagtctagtctagttgcacacacattgatgtttagttggcaggaagactagttcgtCGAAACATCCCCATGCGGGATATAGTTTTGAAGAGCACGTCGCGAGGATTCCagcggtgaaaacggatcttaattcCGACGCGTGGTTTGGAAGATATagctttttgaaaatttaaaaactGAAACAAATGCATATGTGATCTGTTTTTTCCAACTGACTGTGACCGGTGTGAATGTATTAAATGCTAAAAGATACATGCGCTAGCGGAcaaaaattacacacatgcatgtcTATTTTAGGCCAGCCGCTCGCGCATGTATGGCTGGCCGCTCCATCGCGCTAGTGGGCAGCCGGCCGCCCACTAGACGctcccgttcatcttttgttgcttAAATTCATCATCAAATTTGCCTGGATTTTGTTTCTCCGCATAAGGAATAAGATTTTTTTTTGTGATTAATCAAGCATCATTGCAATTACAAGAAATCATAAAATGGAAAAGAAATACAATGCACTCCTCAGGGAATCCCCGTCCTCTCTGCTCCGCAGATGCCGATGGCGAACCGAAGTTGCTGCTGCTAGAGTTATGCGCCATCGTCGGAACAATAAAGTTGAATCCAGACAGACAGCCGGGAATTCATAGATCTCTACCGGGAAGTGACCACGATGTTGATCTCGAAGGATCCACGatccgaagaagaagacgagccGAGATGATCACACCTAGGCGGTTGCCCCGAGTCGAAGAAAACACAACCAAGCCAACTACCCTTGTGTTAGCCACAAATGGAAAGACAAACACTTTTTATCTGACCTTGTCACTGGATCCAACACTTTTTATCTACTGAAAGTGTACTATGACAACACCATATGATGGTTATCGTTCAACCTATTATGCATAGAGTACCCACAATGTACACTATGGGCATCCACAAGTTATACTAAATGTGCATCATGTATTCTCAAACCCAAAAGTTTCAATCCGACATAAAGAACCTTGAAAGAGCAAGAATTAATTCACCACAAAGATGAAAgtgggggaaacatcataagattcaactcctttaacaaagctcgtgatacaatCAAGATGGGAAAccta contains:
- the LOC119279025 gene encoding vacuolar fusion protein MON1 homolog isoform X1, translating into MDPAPDPPAAAGEALAALSLRAADLPADFAASAAGGGHEIAEEEDEDDDEGYVTAASRGGSSTAASRRREEFEGLEEEDEDEDGPPSPSSSGYAGERGSSVASSAGAGAGGIEEEEPDPAPPLPPGAEDWARGKKHADEDDGSASWRKRKKHFFILSNSGKPIYSRYGDEHRLAGFSATLQAIVSFVENSGDHIKFVRAGKHQIVFLVKGPIYLVCISCTEETFEGLRGQLELMYGQMLLILTKSVNRCFEKNPKFDMAPLLGGTDAVFLSLIRAFSWNPATFLHAYTCLPLAQATRQAATAVLQDIADSGVLFALLMCDHKVISLVGAQKATLHPDDILLLANFILSSESFRTSESFSPICLPRYNPMAFLYAYVHFFDENTYLTLLTPRSDAFFDLKDSRARIQDVLLKSNVLLEVQRSLHENVLRVEDVPIDPTSQSTSAPAQSSQGLNSQLLSSDEAIGGPAGLWHFIYKSVYLDQYVSSEFALPIRNPKQQKRLYKAYQKVYASMHDKATGPHKTQFRRTEDYVMLSWITQDFELYAAFSPLADKTQAIKICNRVCQWIRDLEDRVFIYGESTIAWQYHHCWGDV
- the LOC119279025 gene encoding vacuolar fusion protein MON1 homolog isoform X2 produces the protein MDPAPDPPAAAGEALAALSLRAADLPADFAASAAGGGHEIAEEEDEDDDEGYVTAASRGGSSTAASRRREEFEGLEEEDEDEDGPPSPSSSGYAGERGSSVASSAGAGAGGIEEEEPDPAPPLPPGAEDWARGKKHADEDDGSASWRKRKKHFFILSNSGKPIYSRYGDEHRLAGFSATLQAIVSFVENSGDHIKFVRAGKHQIVFLVKGPIYLVCISCTEETFEGLRGQLELMYGQMLLILTKSVNRCFEKNPKFDMAPLLGGTDAVFLSLIRAFSWNPATFLHAYTCLPLAQATRQAATAVLQDIADSGVLFALLMCDHKVISLVGAQKATLHPDDILLLANFILSSESFRTSESFSPICLPRYNPMAFLYAYVHFFDENTYLTLLTPRSDAFFDLKDSRARIQDVLLKSNVLLEVQRSLHENVLRVEDVPIDPTSQSTSAPAQSSQGLNSQLLSSDEAIGGPAGLWHFIYKSVYLDQYVSSEFALPIRNPKQQKRLYKAYQKVYASMHDKATGPHKTQFRRTEDYVMLSWITQDFELYAAFSPLADKTQAIKICNRVCQWIRDLEDRVFIYGESTIAW